The following coding sequences lie in one Myxococcus xanthus genomic window:
- a CDS encoding serine/threonine-protein kinase: protein MENVREIWPRDHGRFQLLSRLGRGGMAEVFLARMQQGPHAGAQVALKRVRPERMRDAEAHEQLLHEAELARCLRHPYIVGFVEYGELPDGGYLALELVEGPDLGRVLARCRRRRIELPIDISVLIVRQVLEALSHAHHAVSTTGRPLGVVHCDVSPHNVLLSRTGEVKLADFGVARSRAGAVQDIRRLGKQHYRSPELLAGDVSVAVDLWATAVLLYELLALESPFPSGPEEQVESSIRGGRVTPVRVRVPGVPDALALVLDRALAPVPSQRFGSAEQFARALAPLSDDRVATPLALAAVVRGLMET, encoded by the coding sequence ATGGAGAACGTGCGGGAAATCTGGCCTCGCGACCATGGCCGCTTCCAGCTGCTGTCCCGGCTGGGACGCGGCGGCATGGCGGAGGTCTTTCTCGCGCGGATGCAGCAGGGCCCACATGCTGGAGCGCAGGTGGCCCTCAAGCGCGTGCGTCCCGAGCGCATGAGAGACGCGGAGGCCCACGAGCAGCTCCTGCACGAAGCCGAGCTCGCCCGCTGCCTGCGCCACCCTTACATCGTCGGCTTCGTGGAGTACGGCGAGCTGCCGGACGGTGGCTACCTGGCGCTGGAGCTGGTGGAAGGCCCCGACCTGGGCCGCGTGCTGGCGCGGTGCCGCCGCCGCCGCATCGAGCTGCCCATCGACATCTCCGTGCTCATCGTCCGGCAGGTGCTGGAGGCCCTGTCGCACGCGCACCATGCCGTCAGCACCACGGGCCGCCCCCTGGGCGTGGTGCACTGTGACGTGTCCCCGCACAACGTGCTGCTGTCCCGCACGGGCGAGGTGAAGCTGGCGGACTTCGGCGTGGCGCGCTCCCGCGCGGGCGCGGTGCAGGACATCCGGCGACTGGGCAAGCAGCACTACCGCTCCCCGGAGCTGCTCGCGGGCGACGTGTCCGTGGCGGTGGACCTGTGGGCGACGGCGGTGCTGCTCTACGAGCTGCTGGCGCTGGAGTCGCCCTTCCCTTCCGGCCCGGAGGAGCAGGTAGAGTCCTCCATCCGCGGCGGCCGGGTGACCCCCGTGCGCGTGCGAGTGCCCGGCGTCCCCGACGCGCTGGCGCTGGTGCTGGACCGCGCGCTGGCGCCCGTCCCGTCGCAACGCTTCGGCTCCGCGGAGCAGTTCGCCCGGGCCCTGGCGCCGCTGAGTGATGACCGCGTGGCCACGCCCCTGGCCTTGGCCGCGGTGGTACGCGGGCTGATGGAGACCTGA
- a CDS encoding TIGR02266 family protein — protein MPVFGLAALWNGSAPPERVAAWVEGIGEVLTSAQSLQLVVALRPEEAGIELKVEAPGYPRSAVERLAEDAKRSGGTFVELWRLPKAERDAFRAAAFGGGTTYRGDECSAAARVLQQHLTTLPVSSVRPAGPTVGGTAASVPQTSPKPVEAPAPAPSNQPHQVLVRPPEGPQRRGRRFAVKLEMEFRTELDFVREHALNISNGGLFVRTAHRPLPDSVVTVDVKLPNGERLQGDAVVVHVVDDPYTGGVGLAFLNDDATFSQTLDDYLASLAGGVG, from the coding sequence TTATGGAATGGCTCGGCTCCCCCGGAGCGCGTGGCGGCCTGGGTGGAAGGGATTGGCGAGGTGCTCACCTCCGCGCAGTCACTCCAGCTCGTGGTGGCCCTGCGCCCGGAGGAAGCGGGTATTGAATTGAAGGTGGAGGCTCCAGGCTATCCACGCTCCGCCGTGGAGCGGCTCGCGGAGGACGCGAAGCGCAGCGGCGGCACCTTCGTGGAGCTGTGGCGTCTGCCCAAGGCGGAGCGAGATGCCTTTCGCGCGGCGGCCTTCGGGGGCGGCACCACCTACCGGGGAGACGAATGCTCTGCCGCGGCGCGGGTGCTGCAGCAGCACCTGACCACGCTGCCCGTCAGCAGCGTGCGTCCCGCGGGGCCCACCGTGGGTGGCACCGCGGCCTCCGTGCCTCAAACGAGCCCGAAGCCCGTGGAGGCGCCTGCTCCCGCTCCCAGCAACCAGCCTCACCAGGTGCTCGTCCGCCCGCCGGAGGGGCCTCAGCGTCGCGGGCGCCGCTTCGCCGTGAAGCTGGAAATGGAGTTCCGGACCGAGTTGGACTTCGTGCGTGAGCACGCCCTCAACATCTCCAACGGCGGCCTCTTCGTGCGCACCGCGCACCGGCCCCTGCCCGACAGCGTCGTCACCGTGGACGTGAAGCTGCCCAACGGCGAACGCCTGCAGGGCGACGCGGTGGTGGTCCACGTGGTGGACGACCCGTACACGGGCGGCGTGGGCCTGGCGTTCCTCAACGACGACGCCACCTTCTCCCAGACGCTGGACGACTACCTGGCGAGCCTCGCGGGTGGCGTGGGCTGA